A genomic region of Metopolophium dirhodum isolate CAU chromosome 1, ASM1992520v1, whole genome shotgun sequence contains the following coding sequences:
- the LOC132935232 gene encoding uncharacterized protein LOC132935232, producing the protein MNPMLFGESSNETEIENKNIDDQSQRILCKQIVKVCLYILWVHTNYYFTQSPVQRFHSPKGLNISRSPNDDDDDDGVTSYELKELRQELVKVFNKAFLEKLYATNEEKPDDSFIHYMIHKIKKFLQFVDSKRLSS; encoded by the exons ATGAATCCCATG ttatttggtGAAAGTAGCAATGAAACCGAGATAGAAAATAAGAATATTGATGACCAAAGTCAACGTATACTTTGTAAACAAATAGTTAAAGTATGTCTTTATATTTTGTGGGttcacacaaattattattttacgcaaAGTCCTGTTCAACGTTTTCATAGTCCTAAAGGATTAAACA taTCAAGAAGTCCaaacgatgatgatgatgatgatggagTAACATCTTATGAATTAAAAGAATTAAGACAGGAATTGGTGAAAGTGTTTAATAAAGCATTTCTTGAAAAACTTTATGCAACAaatgaa GAAAAACCTGATGATAGTTTTATACATTACATGATTCACAAGATCAAAAAATTCTTACAATTTGTTGATTCTAAAAGATTAAGTAGTTAA